One Candidatus Nanosynbacter featherlites genomic region harbors:
- a CDS encoding metallophosphoesterase, whose translation MKHITIKHRLSAFTASLVFALVAVAAIAWPIATSSNAKAASPALNATAYEVSRPGKPHSFVTTSQTEIQQAAKNGFTTVRPIFMVSTTAGSGLVPVYRADATLQDGNYTSLLTVNKNEADNACKKYGFTCKGIAFYAQAELKDGAEMVYRMRYKHFNFRQVTAKDRQELQKAGYIQESREWFYVKPVQNNNGNGNGNVDPVKDGKFSIAVYPDTQQEVFQWSGNQFAARTNWTVKNKEKYDIRFLAHTGDMVTSGGHEGIDKPDQYIVASNAFKTIDQANIPYLTTIGNHDTKAVCGGGGACDWRHTNEWARDTTVFNRYFSATRQKLSANQMFENGKVDNAYKTFTAEGKQWLVLTLELWPRAEAVNWAKNVVASHPKHNVIVLSHSLLNADGSIGTGAGYGTGKQTPRYVYDNLILAYPNIRMAFSGHVGQAASRVDTGKHGNKVASFLGAFHSNDYNPTRILTVDTINNTVTSDIQAASIRDAYKAKYPNATLPNYDQYDVSYSGMNFVNP comes from the coding sequence GTGAAACATATCACGATCAAACATCGTCTGAGTGCTTTTACAGCAAGTTTAGTATTTGCACTCGTTGCGGTCGCGGCAATCGCGTGGCCAATTGCAACGTCATCAAACGCCAAAGCCGCCAGCCCAGCGCTCAACGCAACTGCGTATGAAGTGTCCAGGCCTGGCAAGCCACACAGCTTTGTCACAACATCCCAAACAGAAATCCAACAAGCAGCCAAAAATGGCTTCACAACAGTGCGCCCTATTTTTATGGTGTCAACAACTGCAGGCAGCGGTTTGGTGCCAGTGTATCGCGCTGACGCAACACTACAAGACGGCAACTACACAAGTCTTTTGACGGTCAATAAAAATGAGGCTGACAATGCTTGTAAAAAGTACGGATTCACCTGCAAAGGAATCGCCTTTTACGCTCAAGCTGAGCTGAAAGATGGCGCAGAGATGGTTTACCGCATGCGGTACAAGCATTTCAATTTCCGCCAAGTCACTGCCAAAGATCGACAAGAGCTTCAGAAAGCTGGCTATATCCAGGAGAGCCGAGAGTGGTTCTACGTCAAACCAGTCCAGAACAACAACGGCAACGGTAACGGTAACGTTGACCCAGTCAAAGATGGTAAATTCTCCATCGCGGTCTATCCTGACACACAGCAGGAAGTTTTCCAATGGTCAGGCAATCAATTCGCTGCCCGCACCAACTGGACCGTGAAAAATAAGGAAAAATACGACATCCGCTTCTTGGCTCACACTGGTGACATGGTCACTTCTGGTGGACATGAAGGCATTGATAAACCAGATCAATACATCGTCGCGTCCAACGCATTCAAGACTATTGATCAGGCAAACATTCCTTACTTGACGACCATTGGTAACCACGACACAAAGGCTGTTTGTGGCGGCGGTGGCGCTTGTGACTGGCGACACACCAACGAATGGGCACGAGACACGACGGTATTCAATCGATACTTCTCTGCTACACGTCAGAAATTGTCAGCCAACCAAATGTTTGAAAATGGCAAAGTTGACAACGCCTACAAAACTTTCACCGCTGAAGGTAAACAGTGGCTTGTCTTGACACTTGAGCTTTGGCCGCGCGCTGAGGCGGTCAATTGGGCGAAGAACGTCGTAGCCTCACATCCAAAGCACAACGTTATCGTCCTGAGTCACTCACTGCTGAACGCCGATGGCTCAATCGGTACTGGCGCTGGATACGGTACCGGCAAACAAACCCCGCGCTATGTCTACGACAATTTGATCTTGGCATATCCAAACATCCGTATGGCCTTCTCAGGACACGTGGGACAGGCAGCCAGCCGCGTTGACACAGGTAAGCACGGCAACAAGGTTGCATCATTCTTGGGTGCATTCCACTCAAATGACTACAACCCAACCAGGATTTTGACGGTCGACACCATCAACAACACAGTGACGTCCGACATTCAGGCGGCTTCGATCCGCGATGCTTACAAAGCAAAATATCCAAACGCAACATTGCCAAACTACGACCAATACGACGTATCGTACTCAGGCATGAACTTTGTTAATCCATAA